Within Spinacia oleracea cultivar Varoflay chromosome 4, BTI_SOV_V1, whole genome shotgun sequence, the genomic segment taggatagaaaatatggtctgcgtaccattaatttgaatgtaattggtctaaagtaccaaagttatttttcaattcaaatatggtctgcgaaccatcaaatagttgtaattagttatagcttatcctatttgaagaaaatggtgcctcccacggagattttcaagacggactttgaagtcaaagcttcaagatgaagtcgggccatactagatcacaaatatcttatgcatgttttaagttatttattgctttaaatatgtcttaaaatgcatgagatcaaaagcttgattatgttgcatgattaaggattttagttcacttaaaatctaaccaacatagtaagagccttgagttccaaacttaaaaattgagttaaaaggtgccatgccaaaatatacacttgcttggatatcctttacatcaatctagtaatagttttcgctcagcgaggtgttacttattggtcctaaaggggcaaggtacacaaataattgtgagtacatgttagttttggtgaaactcaacgatataagtaaggagtccttttatgtcgtggcaaattcgataggtttacctaataagttcttagacgtacctatcaaccaagaatagtttctagactattagcaaaaggcttttgcttacctaagatgttctaggattaagtcgacaaactgtgcttagttcttcaatgattttaggatcttggaatcattttattcacacctgccggaacacataacttgaataaaatgcttaataaacattgaattatgcatgtatgctagaatttaagtttattaagagaaactgtgaatggttatttatttgtttattcttttcaattgtagtttttaatatggcaaacaacaatcaaaacatcatcatgggttctgagcttatggtcaagctgaacctgacaaattttcttgaatgggaagctaagctagttgaaatagtcaaactcaatggacttgagtatgtactatcacatcccatgccaagctactatgccagagacatgacccctgagagattttacgcctgggatgcggatctcaaaaaggttatgagtctcatgctgaacaatatccctgatgattgggctagaaggtttgtagcttatgaaccttttacgctcatcaagaatctgagggatatctgtcgtggaagtacggaggacagggacctgaacgtccatgagttgattgaatcaatgtctgggctaaaggttagttctcccaacaggtgttataggatggaggtccaagaaacacatgttcagctccttcgcaccaaacagagggtaggcgtcccactgaggttccatgtggatcttatgtgttcatattttgatcgcctaagtctactaggaacaccaataagcgaaaggatggcagtctctgtcttgctcaattcactacacagtgggtttggtcgcttcaagcaacaatacctaagtgaaccaagagaagaaacagttgcagaatttattcaccttgtcagaaaggctgaaatagtactggactgtgaagccaaagatttactcaaggctagaaagagaccattcaagaaaggtggaaagtccaagggcaatgctaaatcaaagcaggacaagtccacatcaagctgtctttattgtaatggaataggccattacaaaagagaatgtccaaagctaaaggaagatcagaagaacggaacagtcgttccatcttcaggtattttcgttatagactgtatacttgctaattcaacttcttgggtattagatacaggttgtggctcacacttatgttccaatccacagggactaagaagaagtagaaagttaagcaagggagaagtcgacctacgagtgggaaatggagcacggattgctgcattagccataggaacttactatttgtcgttgccctccgggctagttttggaactggaagaatgtttccatgttccaagtcttactaaaaacatcatttcagtttcttgcttagatgctaagggattttcctttataataaaagacaatagttgttcgttttattttaaagagatgttttatggatctgctagattagtcaatggactttatttattagatcacgacaaacaagtatataacataaataccaaaagggccaaaaaggatgattcagatctcacctatctgtggcattgtcgattaggccatataaacttgaaacgcttagaaagacttcaaagggaaggaattctagaaccatttgacttagaggattatggtaaatgcgaatcatgtttacttggcaaaatgacaaagcaacctttctctaaagtcggagaaagagcaaatgaactattgggtttaatccatacagatgtatgtggaccaatgagtacaaatgctagaggtggtttcagctactttatcactttcactgatgacttcagtaggtatggttatgtctacctaatgaagcataagtctgaatcctttgacaaattcaaggaatttcagagtgaagtagagaatcaattaggcaagaagattaaggcactgcggtctgatagaggcggtgaatatctgagctatgaatttgatgaccatctgaaagaatgtggaattctatcagaattgactcctcctggaacaccacaatggaacggtgtgtcagaacggaggaacagaaccttgctagacatggtcaggtcaatgatgggtcaggccgaacttccattagaattttggggacatgcactaaatacagctgcactcactataaatagagctccgtctaaagctgtcgaaaagactccatacgaattatggtttggaaaacctccaaatgtgtcttttcttaagatttggggatgtgaagtatacgtcaaacgattaatttcagacaaacttcatccaaaatctgacaaatgtatccttgtgggctatccaaaggaaacaaaggggtattacttctacaatacatctgagaacaaagtgtttgttgctcgagatggtgtctttttggagaaggatcacatttccaaaatgacaagtgggagaaaagtagacctcgaagaaattcgagtcgaacaacaaactctagagaatgctcaagatgacattcaggatgaaactcagagatctttagaagaatctggtgagaatcatggtcaatctagaaatgttaccccgcgtagatcgcaaagatatagatctcaaccggaaaggtacttaggtattttgacgaacgagagctatgacgttctattacttgaaagtgatgaacctgcgacttacaagcaagctatgacgagccctagctccaagcaatggcaagaagccatgcaatctgaattagactccatgtctgaaaaccaagtatgggatttggtcgatttgccagatggctaccaagccattggaagcaaatgggttttcaaactgaaaaaggacaaggatgggaaacttgaagttttcaaagctagattggttgcaaaaggttacaggaaagtccacggtgtggattacgatgaaaccttttcaccagttgcaatgctaaagtctattcgaataatgttagcaatagctgcatattacgattacgaaatatggcagatggatgtcaaaactgctttcttaaacggcgttttaacagaaactgtgtttatgacacagcctgaaggttttgaggatccaaagaatgctaaaaaggtatgcaagctaaagaagtcaatctacggattgaagcaggcatccaggagctggaatatacgttttgatgaagcagtcagtgactttggtttcatcaagaacgcggacgaatcttgtgtatacaagaaggtcagtgggagcaaaattgctttcctagtattatatgtcgacgacatattgcttatcggaaatgacattcctatgttgaactctgtcaagatttggcttgggaaatgtttttcgatgaaggatctaggagaagcacagtacatattgggcatcaagatttacagagatagatctaaaaagatgattggacttagtcaaagcacttatatcaataaggtacttgataggttcaagatggcggactctaagcgaggctacctacccatgtctcatggaatgactctaagcaagactcagtgcccaaaaacacttgatgagcgtagacgaatgagtgggattccatatgcatcattgattggttcaataatgtatgctatgatatgtacacgcccggatgttgcgtacgcactcagtgctacgagcagataccagtcagacccaggagaggcgcattggactgctgccaagaacattctgaagtacctgaaaaggcacaaagatgacttcctggtctatggtggagatgatgaattaattgttaaaggctatacggacgcaagtttccaaaccgacaaagatgatttcagatcacagtctgggtttgtcttctgcctcaacggaggagcagtaagctggaaaagtgctaagcaaagcaccattgcggattctacaactgaagcggagtacattgctgcacatgaagcagcaaaggaagctatatggctaaggaagttcataggagaacttggtgtagtcccctccattaaaggaccaatagccctgtattgtgataataacggagctattgcacaggcaaaagagcctagacaccaccagagagtcaagcatgtacttcgtagatttcaccttctacgagagttcgttgaaagaaaagaagtcgagataagcaaaattggaactgatgacaacatatcagatccattaactaaacctctgccgcaagcgaagcacaactcgcacactgcagctatgggaatcaagcatattggagaatggctttgatgtctctgtttaatgttttaaagttttagagtttaaatctttgtaaaacattattggttaatcattcacaataaatgaaagaaattcatttttccatttagtttgtggtttattaaatgatgagtcccttcaacttgacgatatattcaagatagactgtcaggaccagtcctgtgactaagaaatgtctatcaagtgaacttgaatgtcaaaggttgaaaatggtccctaatcggagttttctataaaattggacgcatagaaaacgttagacgattagaatgcaagatgactagtagttctgtttcttgaactatgtggacatggcaatgtcataatcatttgcatagatacttactttgggaagactagtatcggacaagacctatgaaactttactgtaagagatgaaagtctgtcataagtaaatttcattaaattattagacactaaatcctcaatacctgagtgatttgagattacttgtttgagaactggttgctttgacgttgaccaaccgtcgcaccgtaaaaggaggctataaaggcaacgctcaggtaatcacctatcaaacgaagtctaatctcaagatcgcaagattgggattgtcctcccataaatcgggatgagatgcttaaaagttgtacaaggccactcggagagctagaaactgtgaaatgcatggccgtgctcggatgaatcataggctatgattatctgtttatttgatcagttgaactctgaaaccgaggaacacctctggacataataaggatgacaactcttaccttatgttcaagagcaagcatcgagcgacaaaggaattaggaaatgcacacttgtccctaaggacaagtgggagactgaaggaaataatgcccttggtccaagtatgcattctatgttaagtctaataaatgcggttcagtattaattaacaagttaataattcagtgagatcaagtgagctgaatgcctagctagaggccgcttcagttcaagtggaattaatgatattaatccacagcttactcttgactgaacccgtagggtcacacaaatagtacgtaaacggatcaagtatttaatggcattaaatactccatctatgaatattcggaaccgacggatcttggtttcagtgggagctaagatcgtcacaggcaagaaatgaatactccggaaacgatgatattgccggaaacggaaatatggatcgtatcggaaatatgaatattatccaagtcgtagatgttgccggaaacggaaacatggtacgtatcggaaaatattattggaaatggaaatattaccagaatcggaaatattgccggaaacggaaatattgtcagaatcggaaatattgccggaatcggaaaataattccggaaacggaaatattaaatatttgttcgaaacggaaattaattccggaatcggaaatattaaatattgttcgtatcggaaatagattccggaaatggaaatttaatcggaagcgtatcgtacgaattagcatcggacgaggcttgccggacgaaggcccagcacgaagccggggccatcgcccagcaagcgtgcgcgccacaagcccagccaaggcagcgcccaggcctaccgcaaggcaggcccagcgcgcgccaagggccacggctgcgtgggccgtgctgcgcgggctgctgctcgcacgcatgggcagcccttgtggctgccgtgtgtgtgtgagtttgtgctcatgcatgattcctgaatctgcaagagtcagtgtatgattaaatgtctattcctaattggataaattaattaaatagaattcatgtaggattctaattccaattaattcgcatcctactaggattacgattccttttccataactctataaataaaggcctgggggtcataatttatacataagtttcaaagtattcaaaagtgagttttttgagagaaaattaaaacacatcttgctcataaaagtgccgaattttctagtaccttaagggcggttctagttggtcaatcttaaggcggatccggacgtgctgtggactatctacggagggacgacacttggagtcctaaaagacttgttcttgttcggttcgggcgcagctagggaaggcacgcaacaaagagtatgcatctaattatgctatatgattatgtgtaaataatatgtttcctgggttaatggttgtttccgcatgatctatgtaaatgtcatatgtatcataacctaacaatttgtactggaaaaggccttgtaagaccaatggaatggtccattgggtgagattgtacttggattttgaaattgatttttggaaattgtattttgtaccgagttccggaatgggaacggcctcggggatcggactttggctcttggatttggAATGTGTTCTAGCAatcgggacttccgcacggagttgttccaaccacctaacaaggataatggtatcgtcatcatcccaatggggagacacgatttaggtgtctacacattgtttcttaggcaataagtactttactTCAAATGTATAGGTAGCTAGTGatgttttgtttggattttacttatccaagcagttcacagatatgtggatgactttccatctgtatcttagaacatagaaattaatattttaatttcccacgcaagaaactcatggtcttcaatccatgttgccatttcaaacacGATGCAttgtagctcgtccttgccaatggttaactccaaagggatcttgcttgatcattTGCTAGTTTtaatgcgtgtagcatcaatattgagcatatcttcatttcctttaACCAAGAAccattcctatgtaccttttcaagtacaataagtttttcttgatctcaatctagttgatattCACTTAGACCAATAGATATTGGcattcgtcatgcctaaagtcatacgatgcatttttggcgatcctcatattatatcatacatgaaaaattcttttgca encodes:
- the LOC130472304 gene encoding uncharacterized protein; translation: MSGLKVSSPNRCYRMEVQETHVQLLRTKQRVGVPLRFHVDLMCSYFDRLSLLGTPISERMAVSVLLNSLHSGFGRFKQQYLSEPREETVAEFIHLVRKAEIVLDCEAKDLLKARKRPFKKGGKSKGNAKSKQDKSTSSCLYCNGIGHYKRECPKLKEDQKNGTVVPSSGTKKK